GCTATTCATAAAATGAGAAAGATTATAAACTAAAACCTTTGTTTTGATTCTTGTGGTCAATCCCCATAGGCTGCACCATGCCCCCTAAAGACTTTGTGAAAATGGGTTCTGCCAAACTTGCAGACAGGCATTGGAATACTATTGATAATTCTGCAAGAATTATTAGTAAAATCAAGCATAGTAGCAATTTTTTTACGGATTTCATTAATTATTGCATGTAATCCCCTACGAGTTCTGTTGAAACGCAAACTATTTCCGCACCTGCAGCTGCTTTCATCGTAGCAAGTTCAGAATAGCTGTTTATTCCAAGTTCATTAGAATTTTTATCACCTATTCGAATTGCATATTTTATACAAGTTGACGGTTTTTTCATTTGCTTTCAAAAAATCGCCGTTACTTATGGTAAGGTTCCCCGTATCAATGTATCTATGGTCCTGTACTTAATGTGCCATATTTAAAATTTTCTGAGTATGTACTATATTACTTGAGCCAAAACTTTGGATAATCTATCCATACCGGTAGCTTTGTGTTAGAGTCTCCCTTCACAGTATTAACTTGAGATTGTGTAACAAATAGGCTTTCTCTAAGATTTGCCCCTCTGATATCTGCATCACGCAAATCAGCTCCAATAAGATTTGTACCGTTCAAGTTACTTCCTCTTAGATCTGCTGCAATAAGAAACGCTCCTCTTAAATCCTCTGCCACCACAGGCTGGACAGTCATCATCTGCATCTCCCCTTGTAGGAAATTATCGTTTGTTCAGCAGTCTCTAATTATAAAACTATCTTTGTATCATTCAAGGTTATGCTTTTTACTTGATCCACATCAATCAACTTTTTCATCTGCATATTGAGCACACATTTTGTCCCCCTCGTAGAAATGCCCCACATAGATGCATCCTTTTGTGTCAGCACAGTACCATCCTTTAATTCAATTGCTGTAATTTGGATCAGTTCCTCTATTCCAGGCTCTAGGGGCTTTAAGTCATGCTTCTCAATATAACTTCCGCTTATTTGTACATTTAATGCAATCGGCGAAATAGATACTGAATCGATATTAACTGTTTCTCCATCTACCATCAAAATTTTCTCTATGGAATACTTTGTTGAAATATCTTCATAATCCAGCTTCCATTTCAGATTCCATTCACCTTCAATATCCGTAACCCAATCTCCGTTTATATAATGTCTTAAATCTTTAAACTTAAGGCTGATCATTTTTCCATTATTTATTTTTTCATTGGCATCCATATATACCAAGATAGTTGCCTTATTGTCATTGTCATTTTCATTATCGTCATCTAGCATGTCAAAACTGTATCCGAGACTTGTAGCCCCTTCAACCTGAAGATATAACGCATCAAATCCTGTATTCGGATAGATAACCTTATCTTCAGGAGCCGTAATATCAAGTAAAATGTACAAATTATTTGCATCACCAATTGTTTGAACTGCTTCGATGGTCACTCCATTATTTTCAGCACTTATACCAACATTCATTCCGCCACCTGACAGGTCTGCACTATTGTACTCTTCTATCCCAAAGTAGTTGGAAATTCGGGCATCCCACTGAAATATCTCCGCTGCAAAAGCTGTCGTTACAAAAGCAACTATTGCTATTAATGCGACAGTTAGAATTTTTCTTTTTTTCTTTCTTGGCTGAAGAGATATTGTATTTTTGTCTTCGCTCTCCACTCCGATCTTTCCAATTGCCATTTTTAATATCCTCTCCTTTTCCTCTTTTATAAGATCATCCTGTAAAAGGTCTGAACCATCCAGGATGTTCATAGTCTCCGTTTCAAGGATCTCACTGAACATTTTATCTATATGGTATTCTCCTTTTTTTTGATTCGTTTCATTGTTATTATTCACACTGGACACCCCTTCCTAGAAGCTCCCTCTTTAGCTTACTCTTTCCTCTGTACAAATGGTTTTCTACAACCTTTGGTGTCAGACCAAGCCGCTTTGCAATAGCATTTACCTTTTCATAATAAAAATATCTCAGAATGAAAACCGATCGTATAGGCTCTTCCATGCTATTTACAGAATCATGGACAATATTCTCATTAAGCTTTTTTACATAATCGCATTCCAAATCAACCGCGGCTTCAACAATTACTTCTTCCACCGGTAGTACAAAGGTCTCCTTCTTCATCACTCTTCGTTTATCAAGTGCAGTATGCCTCGCTATCCCGTAAAGATAACTTTTCAGTGAGTAATTCCCGTTGCTCTTAAACTTGTCAATAGATTTCCATAATCCTACGAAGCTGTCTGCCACCGCTTCCTCAATATCCTCCCGACTGCAATCGAATAAAATGTTTTTACAAATTGTTTTTACAGCACCGCCATATTTATCTATTGCCATACTGATTCCTTCACCCGGGGATTTTTTCAGCATAAGCAGGATACGTTCCTCATTAATATCTTGCATTCTAACTTCCTCACAATTCTTTTAATCTATATTGTTGTTTTATATTTGAAAAACGTCTTTCATAATACTATTCGTAAGATTGTAGGTTTTTCACTCAAATTAATTTTTATTTCACAAGTTATATTTTTGTCTGCATGTTTTCTGTTTCAACTAAAAATATACCAATTTTTTAAACTGTTATGAGCAATTAGGTGACCTAGTATACATCAGAAGATAGTATTCTTTTTTTGTACAAATGACTTTACGATTATTTATTCCAAGCATTCTGCATTCTAAGTATTTTTCCAAGCTTATGAATCAGTTCATAAAGAGACCAATGACTTTTTATTTAATCACTATTAACAACTAACTGTACCATCTTTTATCTTTATAATTTAATCAGAAACATATACGATTCCTACCACCACTTCTCTATGCTCAACATATGTATTGAAAACAAGGTTCCTTTACTTGCCTACGATTAGCTAGCCGTATGTTTTGAAAATGCTTGATTTTGTAGAAAACTGCTGTCATTTTGGTACGATTCGCTGTAAGGGGTATAACGGCGGTTCTCAATATCTAACTTGGAGGGGTTAACAATTAATGCTACAATATCTACAACTGGGACACTATACCTGTCCTCTTGTCCCCATATTTTAATTTTTCCTCAATACAATTTCATAAACAGGTAATAGATTTTCATTCTATGAAAAAACCTGCAACAATTCTGTCCTTGAAAAAGGCGCAAAAGCTCCGATTCTCTTTTCCAGCTTCTCAAGATTTACTTTAATATAATTACCATCAACGAATGGAGGTGCATAAATCGAAAACAAAAATTCCATGGTTGCTGATGTGATACGGCTATTATAATCGGGGCCCCGCAAAATGCTGGATATTGTGCTGCTACTGTCGCACAGCATCATATCTCCATTTACTGTAGTCACTTCCTTACCGCAAATTGATTGGTAGACCTCCGTACCGGTTGCGATTTTTAATTGTAATGGCAACCGAAGCTTACTTAAATCATGGCCTGCGGTAAGCAGCATACTCTCAAGTTCCGAAAAAAACATTGCCCGTAACACCCCAGATTTCGTATTCAGTGATTTTTTCCCTTTTAATACCGATTCCAGTTGTGCCAAAAGATGATAGCTTTGTCCAAATTTCTTGTAATAAGCGACATAAGTATTAATAGGATTTCGCTCTTTTAGTTCTTGTCTGTTGAAGTGGCCATATCTATGTTGCAGTTCATCCAGGAATTCCGCTGTGTCCCATTCCTCGTATGAACCAGGGCAAGAAACTTCTTTCATGACCAGAATTCCCATTTTTGTTCCGGGATAGGCAGTACTAATACTTTTATCAATTGTAAACATAATAACCTCCTGAATTCTTATACTTTATTTGTTGTGGATAGGTGAAACGGCAATTGCTTTTTCTTCCTTGGCGCCTTGCTTTCTTCCAAACAACAGCATGCTGAGGATAATCAAAAATCCCCCGCCCCATTGGGTATAGCTTATCGATTCTTTCAAAAGAAACAACGACAGGAGCATGGAAGTCAAAGGAATCATCCCAGAAAACGCGGCAATCGTATACGCATCGCAGCGTTTGACACCTGCATAGAAAAACACAAAGGCCAAAGCTGTTACAATCAAGCCGTACCACACCAAGGCTAACCATTCCTTCAGCCCGATCATTTGTAACGCCGCAAAAGACTGTTCCCCAAAAGCCGGTATGATGGATAAAGTAAAAGCGATTGCGGATACCAGCAAGGTTTGTACCATCGGATGAATTTGTATATCTGTATCATACTGTTTCTTGGCTCTGTGCCTTCTTGAAATGATGTTAAAGGCAGACTCACTTGCCGCAGCACAGAGAATGAACACATTTCCTCCAATATGCTTTATAGAGAACTGAAGAAAACACAGGTTAACTTCCTGTAACAGAACAATACCGAAAACGGTACAGACAATGCCAAGCGCCGCCCAACCTGTAAGTTTTTCTCTAAGAACAAAGAAAGCCAGAATGGATGTAATCGCAGGTGTGGTTCCGGTTAGGATTCCTGCCTCCACGGTACTTGTTAAGCCCACTCCTAACAGCAGGAATGTGCGGAATAAAAAGATTCCAAATACGGCTTGCAATATGAGCATTTTCCAATCACTTTTTTTGAGCAAATGAATTGTGTTTACTGTTTTAGCTCCGTAAAATGGAGATAAACACAACAGCACGATTCCTAAACTAACGGCGGTTATTGTAAAGTTGTTTAACTTTTCAGAAAGAATATATCCTGTAATTACCGAAGTTCCCGCCAATGAAAAAGCAAGTAGCAAGTATATTTTTCCCTCAATATTTTTCATTTTTGACCTCCTTCCACGGTATTGTAATAAAGCTAATATTTGTTATAATTATATCGTGGAAACTGGATTGTTTTAAGTGCCACTTTGTCTATATTTTTAGAGGGCCAGTTAAAGGAGGAACTATGTGGGGAATTGAATTACAGAAAAGGAATAAAATCAGTCTGGCACGTCAAATTTTTTTATCACTTAAACAGAGTATCCTCATGGGACAGATTTCCCAAGGGGAAGTGCTTCCCTCCACACGAGAATTGGCAAAGGGCTTAGGTGTTTCCCGTAATACCGTTTGTGATGCGTATGATATGCTTTTGACGGAGGGTTTTATTGTCAGTCGACAAGGTGCGCCATCGCACGTTGCGGAAGGGCTACATATTACACAAAAAGAGGTTGTGTCTCCAAAGGAACATAAAAGAGAACGTCCTCCTATTCGATGGGATTTTAAAACGGGTCAGCCGGACTTATCTCTTTTCCCATGGCCGCTATGGAGTCAAATGATTCGTCGTGCAACCAACACTCTGTCTGCCCAACAATTGGAGTACAGTGGCCCTAAAGGCTACGAACCCTTATGTGAAGAAATTGCCCATTGGTTGATGCGCAGCAGGAGTATGGACGTAAACCCGGAAGATATATTCATTACGTCAGGTGCGACACAGGCCTTTCATTTACTCGTGGATATTCTTCACAAAGAGGGTCATGCTTTCGCCTTGGAAAGCCCGTCTCACCCAGGAATCCGCACAGTCATTCAGGACAGAGGGCATCTATTGCAATGGATGCCAGTGGATCAGCAGGGTGCGGACATTTCATGTATTAGGGACAAAGACATTTCCACAGTTTATGTTACCCCTTCCCATCAATTTCCACTGGGTGGTATTTTCCCTGCCACACGTCGTGCGGCACTGATACGCCTTGCATCTGAAAAAGATTTTTATATCATTGAAGACGATTATGACAGCGAATTCCGCTATTCCGGCGCTCCTGTCAGCCCTATCTATTCCATGGATTCTTCGCGGGTGGTTTATGTGGGAACTTTCAGCAAAACACTTTTCCCTTCTCTTCGGATAGGGTTCACGGTACTGCCCAAGCCTTTGCAAGCCAAATGGAAACATTACAGAAATTTTATGGATGTACAAAACCCTGTTTTAGAACAAGTTGCTCTGACTGAATTCCTGCGTAAACGGAAAATGGATAAACATATTCAGCATATGCGGCGAGTATATGCTGAAAAAAGAAATGTTCTATTGAATGCCATAGAGCATTCTTTTTCCAATGCTGTACAGTTTTGGGGGGATGCCTCGGGCTTACATGTGGCACTTCAATTTCCAGGGATGGAATTCGGAAAGCAATTTATGTTGAACTGCCGAAATGCAGGCATAAGAATACAACCTGTATCGCAGTATTGCTCTGTACAGGATAATCATAAAGATAAACTCCTGACGGGCTATGGGCATTTAAGTGATACACAGATTCGGGAGGGAGTTCAGGCCCTATTTGAATTGATTGCAAAAAATAGCAGTGGAAGTTTAGAGTTCAAATGATTTCATTGCCCAAATAGAACAGATAAAGAGACAGTTTGTCCATCTTTTATTGTCGGTATTCCAAGGGGTCGTGTTTTTCCATTTCCCTTTGGTATATTGACTCTTTTTACCAGATTTTCTTAGCACACTAACGTTCCTGAAGTTTACGAAGTTCATGAACCTTAGATAGCTCTTATCTTAGATTCATGAATTTGGGTGTCGCGACAGCGGAACCGTAAACCTTCATATTAGATGAAGTTCTTCCACTCCCGCTTTAAATTTTCCCTATATAATTAAATCCATTAGACTTATTTCCATTCATAGTGGTATATACTACTTTTTCATACTCTAATGTATGAAAACCTTTTGTCAATTCTTCAATTCTTTTTTCATCATAGTGTCTTAATATTGCTCCTTCATCTAATTCAAATACTCCATAACAATTATATTTATCTTTAAATTTATTATATCTATTTATATTTCTTTCATCATCATTAATCAAAAAGTCATTAATATAAATAACACCACTTGGTTTTAATACTCTTTTTATCTCCTGTATTATCATTTCTTGCTCTTCATTATTAATTACACAAGTTAGTACTGCTAATAATAAAACAGCATCAAATGAATTATCTTCAAATTCTAACTTGTTTTGCTTTATAACTTTATACTGCATTGAGGGGTTTTCTTCTTTAGCTCTTTCTATCATTTTTTCTGACAAATCAACACCGAACAAGTCTAGATATCCGTTTTTCCTTAAAAGGTTTAATGTTCTTCCATATCCGCATCCATAATCTAAAATTTTATTATTCTTCTCAACATGATTTTCAAATAACTCTAACTTAAATGGTGTTGTAAATTCTTTTTCATATGCTACTTTATTCCAATATTTATCTTGCTGTATCACTTTTGATCATCTCCTTGTTTAATCTTTTATTTTAGACAATTTCATCTAACCTTCCCGTGTTTACAGCGTTCCTAAACCGAACCCACAAAGCTATTCTTCGCAGGCGGTGCTTGCTGCCCGATGAAGGAGTGTGGCAAGTCCTTGTGGGAAACTCCGAGAAGCCTAGACACCACGAACGGTGTCGCCCTTAGCAAAACCTTTACAATCTCCTATCTCTAAAACTCTGTGCGGCTAAAGCCGACAGATTCTTAAGTGCTAAAAAGCTACCAATTATTGTATTGATGTATTTGTCAATCCAAAATTCCTCTATATACTAATTGAAATTTCCCCTAGGGGAGTAAAAAAATTATTGTTCCTCAAGCCATCGTTTGGTTTCTTTTAATCTGTAAGAATTACCATTCAT
The sequence above is drawn from the Clostridium formicaceticum genome and encodes:
- a CDS encoding DUF4179 domain-containing protein; amino-acid sequence: MNNNNETNQKKGEYHIDKMFSEILETETMNILDGSDLLQDDLIKEEKERILKMAIGKIGVESEDKNTISLQPRKKKRKILTVALIAIVAFVTTAFAAEIFQWDARISNYFGIEEYNSADLSGGGMNVGISAENNGVTIEAVQTIGDANNLYILLDITAPEDKVIYPNTGFDALYLQVEGATSLGYSFDMLDDDNENDNDNKATILVYMDANEKINNGKMISLKFKDLRHYINGDWVTDIEGEWNLKWKLDYEDISTKYSIEKILMVDGETVNIDSVSISPIALNVQISGSYIEKHDLKPLEPGIEELIQITAIELKDGTVLTQKDASMWGISTRGTKCVLNMQMKKLIDVDQVKSITLNDTKIVL
- a CDS encoding DMT family transporter; this translates as MKNIEGKIYLLLAFSLAGTSVITGYILSEKLNNFTITAVSLGIVLLCLSPFYGAKTVNTIHLLKKSDWKMLILQAVFGIFLFRTFLLLGVGLTSTVEAGILTGTTPAITSILAFFVLREKLTGWAALGIVCTVFGIVLLQEVNLCFLQFSIKHIGGNVFILCAAASESAFNIISRRHRAKKQYDTDIQIHPMVQTLLVSAIAFTLSIIPAFGEQSFAALQMIGLKEWLALVWYGLIVTALAFVFFYAGVKRCDAYTIAAFSGMIPLTSMLLSLFLLKESISYTQWGGGFLIILSMLLFGRKQGAKEEKAIAVSPIHNK
- a CDS encoding sigma-70 family RNA polymerase sigma factor, whose product is MQDINEERILLMLKKSPGEGISMAIDKYGGAVKTICKNILFDCSREDIEEAVADSFVGLWKSIDKFKSNGNYSLKSYLYGIARHTALDKRRVMKKETFVLPVEEVIVEAAVDLECDYVKKLNENIVHDSVNSMEEPIRSVFILRYFYYEKVNAIAKRLGLTPKVVENHLYRGKSKLKRELLGRGVQCE
- a CDS encoding PLP-dependent aminotransferase family protein; this translates as MWGIELQKRNKISLARQIFLSLKQSILMGQISQGEVLPSTRELAKGLGVSRNTVCDAYDMLLTEGFIVSRQGAPSHVAEGLHITQKEVVSPKEHKRERPPIRWDFKTGQPDLSLFPWPLWSQMIRRATNTLSAQQLEYSGPKGYEPLCEEIAHWLMRSRSMDVNPEDIFITSGATQAFHLLVDILHKEGHAFALESPSHPGIRTVIQDRGHLLQWMPVDQQGADISCIRDKDISTVYVTPSHQFPLGGIFPATRRAALIRLASEKDFYIIEDDYDSEFRYSGAPVSPIYSMDSSRVVYVGTFSKTLFPSLRIGFTVLPKPLQAKWKHYRNFMDVQNPVLEQVALTEFLRKRKMDKHIQHMRRVYAEKRNVLLNAIEHSFSNAVQFWGDASGLHVALQFPGMEFGKQFMLNCRNAGIRIQPVSQYCSVQDNHKDKLLTGYGHLSDTQIREGVQALFELIAKNSSGSLEFK
- a CDS encoding class I SAM-dependent methyltransferase, with amino-acid sequence MIQQDKYWNKVAYEKEFTTPFKLELFENHVEKNNKILDYGCGYGRTLNLLRKNGYLDLFGVDLSEKMIERAKEENPSMQYKVIKQNKLEFEDNSFDAVLLLAVLTCVINNEEQEMIIQEIKRVLKPSGVIYINDFLINDDERNINRYNKFKDKYNCYGVFELDEGAILRHYDEKRIEELTKGFHTLEYEKVVYTTMNGNKSNGFNYIGKI